Proteins encoded together in one Microcebus murinus isolate Inina chromosome 18, M.murinus_Inina_mat1.0, whole genome shotgun sequence window:
- the WNK4 gene encoding serine/threonine-protein kinase WNK4 isoform X2: MLAPSATETAVPMSQTEADLALRSPPPLATAGPPRLGPPPRRARRFSGKTEPRPRSSRPSRRSSVDLGLLSSWSQPASPAPEPPDPPDSVDPSPAMSPPPSAEEPPEGTWTKGAPGKSPNSPGSELTGSAGGSGSGEPPRVSEATARERRREQEEKEDMETQAVATSPDGRYLKFDIEIGRGSFKTVYRGLDTDTTVEVAWCELQTRKLSRAERQRFSEEVEMLKGLQHPNIVRFYDSWKSVLRGQVCIVLVTELMTSGTLKTYLRRFREMKPRVLQRWSRQILRGLHFLHSRVPPILHRDLKCDNVFITGPTGSVKIGDLGLATLKRASFAKSVIGTPEFMAPEMYEEKYDEAVDVYAFGMCMLEMATSEYPYSECQNAAQIYRKVTSGTKPNSFYKVKMPEVKEIIEGCIRTDKNERFTIQDLLAHAFFREERGVHVELAEEDDGEKPGLKLWLRMEDARRGGRPRDNQAIEFLFQLGRDAAEEVAQEMVALGLVCEADYQPVARAVRERVAAIQRKREKLRKARESEALPPEPRPPPAAVPMAPGPPSTFPPEPEEPEADQHQPFLFRHASYSSTTSDCETDGYLSSSGLLDASDPALQPPGGVPSSPAESHLHLPSAFALSIPRSGPGSDFSPGDSYASDAASGLSDVGEGLGQMRRPPGRNIRRRPRSRLRVTNVSDQNDRVVECQLQTHNSKMVTFRFDLDGDSPEEIAAAMVYNEFILPSERDGFLSRIREIIQRVETLLKRDTGPVEAAEDTLGPQEEPVPLPALPGPLSGPSTAEFQSSTSLEQRSWAAFSTSPSSPGTPLSPENPFSPGTPISPGPIFPIMSTPCHPSPSPFTISCQISSNPSPQSPSSLLPFSSRVLEFPIPSSQFPQSSLPPSSPPPFSPSCSQVTLNPPSFPPCPSAAPLPSPTAAPLLSLASAFSLAVMTVAQSLLSPAPGLLSQSPPAPLSPIPSLASPLPLAPCGQESPSAHTAEMESEASPNLARPLLSEARLAPISEEGKAQLVGRFQVTSSKEPAEPLLQPTSSTPSSSLKPLTPQPTSESSDTEDSAGGGPETREALTESDRAAEGLGAGLEEEGEDGKELQVGDSPPPLSHPSPVWMNYSYSSLCLSSEESESSGEDEEFWAELQSLRQKHLSEVEALQTLQKKEIEDLYGRLGKQPPPGIVAPAAMLSSRQRRLSKGSFPTSRRNSLQRSEPPGPGIMRRNSLSGSSTSSQEQRASKGVTFAGDVGRM, translated from the exons ATGTTGGCGCCCTCAGCCACGGAGACTGCAGTCCCTATGTCCCAGACCGAGGCCGACCTGGCCCTGCGATCCCCGCCGCCTCTTGCCACCGCGGGGCCGCCTCGCCTCGGGCCCCCTCCTCGCCGAGCGCGCCGCTTCTCCGGGAAGACTGAGCCCCGGCCGCGCTCATCTCGACCCAGCCGCCGCAGCTCAGTCGACTTGGGGCTGCTGAGCTCTTGGTCCCAGCCAGCCTCACCCGCTCCGGAACCCCCTGATCCTCCGGATTCCGTTGATCCTAGCCCTGCAATGAGCCCACCGCCTAGCGCTGAAGAGCCTCCCGAGGGCACGTGGACCAAGGGAGCCCCTGGGAAGTCTCCAAACTCCCCGGGTTCCGAGCTCACAGGCTCCGCAGGAGGCTCAGGGTCTGGGGAGCCCCCGAGGGTCTCAGAAGCCACGGCCCGAGAGCGGCGGCGGGagcaggaagaaaaggaggacaTGGAGACTCAGGCTGTGGCAACGTCCCCAGACGGCCGATACCTCAAGTTTGACATCGAGATTGGACGTGGCTCCTTTAAGACGGTGTATCGAGGGCTAGATACGGACACCACGGTGGAGGTGGCCTGGTGTGAGCTGCAG ACTCGGAAACTGTCTCGAGCAGAGCGGCAGCGCTTCTCGGAGGAGGTGGAGATGCTCAAGGGCCTGCAGCACCCCAATATCGTGCGCTTCTACGACTCGTGGAAGTCGGTGCTGCGGGGCCAGGTTTGCATCGTGCTGGTCACCGAACTGATGACCTCGGGCACGCTCAAGAC GTACCTGAGGCGGTTCCGGGAGATGAAGCCGCGAGTCCTTCAGCGCTGGAGCCGCCAAATCCTGCGGGGGCTTCATTTCCTACATTCCCGGGTACCCCCCATCTTGCATCGGGATCTCAAGTGTGACAACGTCTTTATCACTGGCCCTACGGGCTCAGTCAAGATCGGGGATCTGGGCCTGGCCACTCTCAAGCGCGCCTCCTTTGCCAAGAGTGTCATTG GGACCCCGGAATTCATGGCCCCCGAAATGTACGAGGAAAAGTATGATGAGGCCGTGGACGTATACGCCTTTGGCATGTGCATGCTGGAGATGGCTACCTCCGAGTACCCGTACTCTGAGTGCCAGAATGCCGCGCAAATCTACCGCAAGGTCACTTCG GGCACAAAGCCGAACAGCTTCTACAAGGTGAAGATGCCCGAGGTGAAGGAGATCATTGAAGGCTGCATCCGCACGGATAAGAACGAGAG GTTCACGATCCAGGACCTCCTGGCCCACGCCTTCTTCCGAGAGGAGCGCGGAGTGCACGTGGAGCTGGCGGAGGAGGACGACGGCGAGAAGCCCGGCCTCAAGCTGTGGCTGCGCATGGAGGACGCGCGGCGCGGGGGGCGCCCACGGGACAACCAAGCCATAGAGTTCCTGTTCCAGCTGGGCCGGGACGCGGCCGAGGAGGTGGCGCAGGAGATG GTGGCTCTGGGTTTAGTCTGTGAAGCCGATTACCAGCCAGTGGCCCGGGCAGTGCGTGAACGGGTTGCTGCCATCCAGAGAAAGCGTGAGAAGCTACGCAAAGCTAGGGAGTCAGAGGCCCTCCCACCCGAGCCAAGACCTCCACCAGCAGCTGTCCCCATGGCTCCTGGTCCCCCCAGCACCTTCCCTCCTGAGCCTGAGGAGCCAGAGGCAGACCAGCACCAGCCCTTCCTCTTCCGCCATGCCAGCTACTCATCTACCACCT cgGATTGCGAGACTGATGGCTACCTCAGCTCCTCCGGCCTCCTGGATGCCTCAgaccctgccctccagccccctGGGGGGGTGCCATCCAGCCCCGCTGAGTCCCATCTCCACCTGCCCTCG GCTTTTGCCCTATCCATTCCACGTTCTGGCCCTGGCAGTGACTTTTCCCCTGGGGACAG ctATGCCTCAGATGCAGCATCAGGCCTTAGCGATGTGGGAGAAGGGCTGGGACAGATGAGGAGACCTCCAGGGAGGAATATCCGCCGCAGACCCCGATCCCGGCTTCGGGTCACTAAT GTCTCAGACCAGAACGACAGAGTGGTTGAGTGCCAGCTGCAGACCCACAACAGCAAGATGGTGACTTTCCGATTTGATCTGGATGGAGACAGCCCAGAAGAGATCGCGGCTGCCATG GTGTATAATGAGTTCATTCTGCCCTCGGAGCGAGATGGATTCCTGAGCCGAATTCGGGAGATTATCCAGCGAGTAGAAACCCTGTTGAAGAGAGATACTGGCCCCGTGGAGGCTGCTGAAGACACCCTAGGCCCCCAG GAGGAGCCAGTGCCATtgcctgccctcccaggccccctctcAGGCCCGTCCACTG CAGAGTTCCAGAGCAGCACCTCCCTGGAGCAGAGGAGCTGGGCAGCCTTTTCCACATCCCCATCTTCCCCTGGAACTCCCTTGTCTCCCGAAAACCCATTTTCCCCTGGAACCCCCATTTCTCCAGGTCCCATTTTCCCCATCATGTCTACCCCATGTcatcccagcccctccccattCACCATTTCTTGCCAGATCTCCTCAAATCCCTCTCCACAATCCCCCAGCTCTCTACTTCCATTCTCCTCCAGGGTACTCGAGTTCCCAATCCCATCCTCTCAGTTTCCCCAGAGTTCTCTCCCACCCAGTTCTCCACCTCCATTCTCTCCCAGTTGTTCCCAGGTCACTCTtaatcctccttcctttcctccatgCCCCtctgctgctcccctcccctctcccacagcGGCCCCTCTCCTCTCACTGGCTAGTGCCTTCTCACTGGCTGTGATGACTGTGGCCCAGTCCCTGCTGTCCCCCGCCCCTGGGCTTCTTTCCCAATCTCCTCCAGCCCCTCTTAGTCCAATACCTAGCCTGGCGTCTCCTCTGCCCCTCGCTCCCTGTGGCCAGGAGAGCCCTTCAGCCCACACAGCTGAGATGGAGAGTGAG GCCTCCCCAAATCTTGCTCGGCCACTCCTGAGCGAAGCCAGACTGGCGCCCATCTCAGAAG AGGGAAAGGCCCAGCTTGTTGGGCGTTTCCAAGTGACTTCATCCAAGGAACCAGCTGAGCCCCTTCTACAACCAACATCCTCAACTCCCTCCAGTTCTCTGAAGCCTCTAACCCCTCAGCCAACGTCAGAGAGCTCAGACACAGAGGATAGTGCGGGAGGCGGGCCAGAGACCAGGGAAGCTCTGACTGAGAGTGATCGTGCAGCTGAGGGTCTGGGGGCTGGACtcgaggaggaaggagaggatggcAAGGAACTCCAAGTTggggacagccccccacccctgaGCCATCCCAGCCCGGTGTGGATGAACTACTCCTACAGCAGCCTTTGTCTCAGCAGCGAGGAGTCAGAGAGCAGTGGAGAGGATGAGGAGTTCTGGGCTGAGCTGCAGAGTCTTCGGCAGAA GCACTTGTCAGAGGTGGAGGCACTACAGACactacagaaaaaggaaattgaggaCTTGTACGGCCGGCTGGGGAAGCAGCCCCCACCGGGTATTGTGGCTCCAGCTGCTATGCTGTCCAGCCGCCAGCGCCGCCTCTCCAAGGGCAGCTTCCCCACCTCCCGCCGCAACAGCCTGCAGCGCTCTGAGCCCCCAGGCCCTG GCATCATGCGAAGGAACTCCCTGAGTGGCAGCAGCACCAGCTCCCAGGAGCAGCGGGCAAGCAAGGGGGTGACATTCGCCGGGGATGTTGGCAGGATG tGA
- the RAMP2 gene encoding receptor activity-modifying protein 2, translating into MASLRAERAPGGPRLPTTRAGRPAALRLLLLLGAVLKPHESLAQPLPTTESLESEGRERTVEEIYATTVQLCWKYYKVHMDSIEKDWCDWATISRPYSALRDCLEQNAEAFGLGFPNPWAERIIFETHQIHFANCSVVQPTLSDPPEDVLLAMIIAPICLIPFLITLVVWRSKDSEAQA; encoded by the exons ATGGCCTCGCTCCGGGCGGAGCGCGCCCCCGGCGGCCCGCGGCTCCCCACGACCCGTGCCGGGCGGCCGGCAGcgctccgcctcctcctcctgttGGGCG CTGTCCTGAAGCCCCACGAGTCTTTGGCTCAGCCTCTTCCCACCACCGAAAGCTTGGAGTCAGAAG GAAGGGAGAGGACGGTGGAGGAGATCTATGCGACAACTGTCCAACTTTGCTGGAAGTATTATAAAGTTCATATGGACTCTATTGAAAAGGATTGGTGTGACTGGGCCACAATTAGCAG GCCTTATAGCGCCCTGCGAGATTGCTTGGAGCAAAATGCGGAGGCGTTTGGCCTGGGCTTCCCCAATCCCTGGGCAGAGAGGATCATCTTTGAGACTCACCAGATCCACTTTGCCAACTGCTCTGTGGTGCAGCCCACCCTCTCCGACCCCCCGGAGGATGTGCTCCTGGCCATGATCATAGCCCCCATCTGCCTCATCCCCTTCCTCATCACTCTCGTGGTGTGGAGGAGTAAAGACAGTGAGGCCCAGGCCTAG
- the WNK4 gene encoding serine/threonine-protein kinase WNK4 isoform X1, giving the protein MLAPSATETAVPMSQTEADLALRSPPPLATAGPPRLGPPPRRARRFSGKTEPRPRSSRPSRRSSVDLGLLSSWSQPASPAPEPPDPPDSVDPSPAMSPPPSAEEPPEGTWTKGAPGKSPNSPGSELTGSAGGSGSGEPPRVSEATARERRREQEEKEDMETQAVATSPDGRYLKFDIEIGRGSFKTVYRGLDTDTTVEVAWCELQTRKLSRAERQRFSEEVEMLKGLQHPNIVRFYDSWKSVLRGQVCIVLVTELMTSGTLKTYLRRFREMKPRVLQRWSRQILRGLHFLHSRVPPILHRDLKCDNVFITGPTGSVKIGDLGLATLKRASFAKSVIGTPEFMAPEMYEEKYDEAVDVYAFGMCMLEMATSEYPYSECQNAAQIYRKVTSGTKPNSFYKVKMPEVKEIIEGCIRTDKNERFTIQDLLAHAFFREERGVHVELAEEDDGEKPGLKLWLRMEDARRGGRPRDNQAIEFLFQLGRDAAEEVAQEMVALGLVCEADYQPVARAVRERVAAIQRKREKLRKARESEALPPEPRPPPAAVPMAPGPPSTFPPEPEEPEADQHQPFLFRHASYSSTTSDCETDGYLSSSGLLDASDPALQPPGGVPSSPAESHLHLPSAFALSIPRSGPGSDFSPGDSYASDAASGLSDVGEGLGQMRRPPGRNIRRRPRSRLRVTNVSDQNDRVVECQLQTHNSKMVTFRFDLDGDSPEEIAAAMVYNEFILPSERDGFLSRIREIIQRVETLLKRDTGPVEAAEDTLGPQEEPVPLPALPGPLSGPSTAEFQSSTSLEQRSWAAFSTSPSSPGTPLSPENPFSPGTPISPGPIFPIMSTPCHPSPSPFTISCQISSNPSPQSPSSLLPFSSRVLEFPIPSSQFPQSSLPPSSPPPFSPSCSQVTLNPPSFPPCPSAAPLPSPTAAPLLSLASAFSLAVMTVAQSLLSPAPGLLSQSPPAPLSPIPSLASPLPLAPCGQESPSAHTAEMESEASPNLARPLLSEARLAPISEEGKAQLVGRFQVTSSKEPAEPLLQPTSSTPSSSLKPLTPQPTSESSDTEDSAGGGPETREALTESDRAAEGLGAGLEEEGEDGKELQVGDSPPPLSHPSPVWMNYSYSSLCLSSEESESSGEDEEFWAELQSLRQKHLSEVEALQTLQKKEIEDLYGRLGKQPPPGIVAPAAMLSSRQRRLSKGSFPTSRRNSLQRSEPPGPGIMRRNSLSGSSTSSQEQRASKGVTFAGDVGRMVRAGPREGEPREW; this is encoded by the exons ATGTTGGCGCCCTCAGCCACGGAGACTGCAGTCCCTATGTCCCAGACCGAGGCCGACCTGGCCCTGCGATCCCCGCCGCCTCTTGCCACCGCGGGGCCGCCTCGCCTCGGGCCCCCTCCTCGCCGAGCGCGCCGCTTCTCCGGGAAGACTGAGCCCCGGCCGCGCTCATCTCGACCCAGCCGCCGCAGCTCAGTCGACTTGGGGCTGCTGAGCTCTTGGTCCCAGCCAGCCTCACCCGCTCCGGAACCCCCTGATCCTCCGGATTCCGTTGATCCTAGCCCTGCAATGAGCCCACCGCCTAGCGCTGAAGAGCCTCCCGAGGGCACGTGGACCAAGGGAGCCCCTGGGAAGTCTCCAAACTCCCCGGGTTCCGAGCTCACAGGCTCCGCAGGAGGCTCAGGGTCTGGGGAGCCCCCGAGGGTCTCAGAAGCCACGGCCCGAGAGCGGCGGCGGGagcaggaagaaaaggaggacaTGGAGACTCAGGCTGTGGCAACGTCCCCAGACGGCCGATACCTCAAGTTTGACATCGAGATTGGACGTGGCTCCTTTAAGACGGTGTATCGAGGGCTAGATACGGACACCACGGTGGAGGTGGCCTGGTGTGAGCTGCAG ACTCGGAAACTGTCTCGAGCAGAGCGGCAGCGCTTCTCGGAGGAGGTGGAGATGCTCAAGGGCCTGCAGCACCCCAATATCGTGCGCTTCTACGACTCGTGGAAGTCGGTGCTGCGGGGCCAGGTTTGCATCGTGCTGGTCACCGAACTGATGACCTCGGGCACGCTCAAGAC GTACCTGAGGCGGTTCCGGGAGATGAAGCCGCGAGTCCTTCAGCGCTGGAGCCGCCAAATCCTGCGGGGGCTTCATTTCCTACATTCCCGGGTACCCCCCATCTTGCATCGGGATCTCAAGTGTGACAACGTCTTTATCACTGGCCCTACGGGCTCAGTCAAGATCGGGGATCTGGGCCTGGCCACTCTCAAGCGCGCCTCCTTTGCCAAGAGTGTCATTG GGACCCCGGAATTCATGGCCCCCGAAATGTACGAGGAAAAGTATGATGAGGCCGTGGACGTATACGCCTTTGGCATGTGCATGCTGGAGATGGCTACCTCCGAGTACCCGTACTCTGAGTGCCAGAATGCCGCGCAAATCTACCGCAAGGTCACTTCG GGCACAAAGCCGAACAGCTTCTACAAGGTGAAGATGCCCGAGGTGAAGGAGATCATTGAAGGCTGCATCCGCACGGATAAGAACGAGAG GTTCACGATCCAGGACCTCCTGGCCCACGCCTTCTTCCGAGAGGAGCGCGGAGTGCACGTGGAGCTGGCGGAGGAGGACGACGGCGAGAAGCCCGGCCTCAAGCTGTGGCTGCGCATGGAGGACGCGCGGCGCGGGGGGCGCCCACGGGACAACCAAGCCATAGAGTTCCTGTTCCAGCTGGGCCGGGACGCGGCCGAGGAGGTGGCGCAGGAGATG GTGGCTCTGGGTTTAGTCTGTGAAGCCGATTACCAGCCAGTGGCCCGGGCAGTGCGTGAACGGGTTGCTGCCATCCAGAGAAAGCGTGAGAAGCTACGCAAAGCTAGGGAGTCAGAGGCCCTCCCACCCGAGCCAAGACCTCCACCAGCAGCTGTCCCCATGGCTCCTGGTCCCCCCAGCACCTTCCCTCCTGAGCCTGAGGAGCCAGAGGCAGACCAGCACCAGCCCTTCCTCTTCCGCCATGCCAGCTACTCATCTACCACCT cgGATTGCGAGACTGATGGCTACCTCAGCTCCTCCGGCCTCCTGGATGCCTCAgaccctgccctccagccccctGGGGGGGTGCCATCCAGCCCCGCTGAGTCCCATCTCCACCTGCCCTCG GCTTTTGCCCTATCCATTCCACGTTCTGGCCCTGGCAGTGACTTTTCCCCTGGGGACAG ctATGCCTCAGATGCAGCATCAGGCCTTAGCGATGTGGGAGAAGGGCTGGGACAGATGAGGAGACCTCCAGGGAGGAATATCCGCCGCAGACCCCGATCCCGGCTTCGGGTCACTAAT GTCTCAGACCAGAACGACAGAGTGGTTGAGTGCCAGCTGCAGACCCACAACAGCAAGATGGTGACTTTCCGATTTGATCTGGATGGAGACAGCCCAGAAGAGATCGCGGCTGCCATG GTGTATAATGAGTTCATTCTGCCCTCGGAGCGAGATGGATTCCTGAGCCGAATTCGGGAGATTATCCAGCGAGTAGAAACCCTGTTGAAGAGAGATACTGGCCCCGTGGAGGCTGCTGAAGACACCCTAGGCCCCCAG GAGGAGCCAGTGCCATtgcctgccctcccaggccccctctcAGGCCCGTCCACTG CAGAGTTCCAGAGCAGCACCTCCCTGGAGCAGAGGAGCTGGGCAGCCTTTTCCACATCCCCATCTTCCCCTGGAACTCCCTTGTCTCCCGAAAACCCATTTTCCCCTGGAACCCCCATTTCTCCAGGTCCCATTTTCCCCATCATGTCTACCCCATGTcatcccagcccctccccattCACCATTTCTTGCCAGATCTCCTCAAATCCCTCTCCACAATCCCCCAGCTCTCTACTTCCATTCTCCTCCAGGGTACTCGAGTTCCCAATCCCATCCTCTCAGTTTCCCCAGAGTTCTCTCCCACCCAGTTCTCCACCTCCATTCTCTCCCAGTTGTTCCCAGGTCACTCTtaatcctccttcctttcctccatgCCCCtctgctgctcccctcccctctcccacagcGGCCCCTCTCCTCTCACTGGCTAGTGCCTTCTCACTGGCTGTGATGACTGTGGCCCAGTCCCTGCTGTCCCCCGCCCCTGGGCTTCTTTCCCAATCTCCTCCAGCCCCTCTTAGTCCAATACCTAGCCTGGCGTCTCCTCTGCCCCTCGCTCCCTGTGGCCAGGAGAGCCCTTCAGCCCACACAGCTGAGATGGAGAGTGAG GCCTCCCCAAATCTTGCTCGGCCACTCCTGAGCGAAGCCAGACTGGCGCCCATCTCAGAAG AGGGAAAGGCCCAGCTTGTTGGGCGTTTCCAAGTGACTTCATCCAAGGAACCAGCTGAGCCCCTTCTACAACCAACATCCTCAACTCCCTCCAGTTCTCTGAAGCCTCTAACCCCTCAGCCAACGTCAGAGAGCTCAGACACAGAGGATAGTGCGGGAGGCGGGCCAGAGACCAGGGAAGCTCTGACTGAGAGTGATCGTGCAGCTGAGGGTCTGGGGGCTGGACtcgaggaggaaggagaggatggcAAGGAACTCCAAGTTggggacagccccccacccctgaGCCATCCCAGCCCGGTGTGGATGAACTACTCCTACAGCAGCCTTTGTCTCAGCAGCGAGGAGTCAGAGAGCAGTGGAGAGGATGAGGAGTTCTGGGCTGAGCTGCAGAGTCTTCGGCAGAA GCACTTGTCAGAGGTGGAGGCACTACAGACactacagaaaaaggaaattgaggaCTTGTACGGCCGGCTGGGGAAGCAGCCCCCACCGGGTATTGTGGCTCCAGCTGCTATGCTGTCCAGCCGCCAGCGCCGCCTCTCCAAGGGCAGCTTCCCCACCTCCCGCCGCAACAGCCTGCAGCGCTCTGAGCCCCCAGGCCCTG GCATCATGCGAAGGAACTCCCTGAGTGGCAGCAGCACCAGCTCCCAGGAGCAGCGGGCAAGCAAGGGGGTGACATTCGCCGGGGATGTTGGCAGGATGGTGAGGGCGGGCCCAAGGGAGGGAGAGCCCAGGGAAtggtaa
- the VPS25 gene encoding vacuolar protein-sorting-associated protein 25 translates to MAMSFEWPWQYRFPPFFTLQPNVDTRQKQLAAWCSLVLSFCRLHKQSSMTVMEAQESPLFNNVKLQRKLPVESIQIVLEELRKKGNLEWLDKNKSSFLIMWRRPEEWGKLIYQWVSRSGQNNSVFTLYELTNGEDTENEEFHGLDEATLLRALQALQQEHKAEIITVSDGRGVKFF, encoded by the exons ATGGCGATGAGTTTCGAGTGGCCGTGGCAGTATCGCTTCCCGCCCTTCTTTAC GTTACAGCCGAACGTGGACACTCGGCAGAAGCAGCTGGCCGCCTGGTGCTCGCTGGTCCTGTCTTTCTGCCGCCTGCACAAACAGTCCAGCATGACGGTGATGGAAGCTCAGGAGAGCCCGCTCTTCAACAACGTCAAGCTACAGC GGAAGCTTCCTGTGGAATCAATCCAGATTGTATTAGAGGAACTGAGGAAGAAAG GGAACCTCGAGTGGTTGGATAAGAACAAGTCTAGCTTCCTGATCATGTGGCGGAGGCCAGAAGAATGGGGGAAACTCATCTATCAATGG GTTTCCAGAAGTGGCCAGAATAACTCTGTGTTCACTCTGTATGAACTGACCAATGGGGAAGACACAGAAAATGAGG AGTTCCATGGGCTGGATGAGGCAACTCTACTGCGGGCTCTGCAGGCCTTACAGCAGGAGCACAAGGCTGAGATCATCACTGTCAGCGATGGCCGAGGTGTCAAGTTCTTCTAG
- the COA3 gene encoding cytochrome c oxidase assembly factor 3 homolog, mitochondrial: protein MAGSGAGDHVDDAKSGKAPFAQRIDPTREKLTPAQLQFMRQVQLAQWQKTLPQRRTRNIVTGLGIGALVLAIYGYTFYSVSQERFLDELEDEAKAARARALARASGP from the exons ATGGCGGGGTCAGGAGCTGGTGATCATGTCGATGATGCTAAGAGTGGAAAGGCCCCATTTGCCCAGCGCATCGACCCGACTCGCGAGAAACTGACTCCCGCACAACTGCAATTCATGCGGCAGGTGCAGCTTGCCCAGTGGCAGAAGACGCTGCCACAGCGGCGGACCCGGAACATCGTGACCGGCCTAGGCATCGGGGCCCTGGTCTTAGCTATTT ATGGTTACACCTTCTACTCGGTGTCCCAGGAGCGTTTCCTCGATGAGCTGGAAGATGAGGCCAAAGCCGCCCGAGCTCGAGCTCTGGCAAGGGCATCAGGACCCTAA